Proteins co-encoded in one Nothobranchius furzeri strain GRZ-AD chromosome 4, NfurGRZ-RIMD1, whole genome shotgun sequence genomic window:
- the ppp1r27b gene encoding protein phosphatase 1 regulatory subunit 27b: protein MKYYKCPVSWSMRITANAQNCSVPVTCKGATSLKPARSVHFPNDIVFQDYVRHGELERIGRFIRARRVKLDTIYLSGMAAIHEAVLSGNLECVKLLVHYGADIHQRDEEGWTPLHMACSDGFPHIARYLLSLGADPELENNCGEKPADLIDADNKELLELFGLTAND, encoded by the exons ATGAAGTACTACAAATGTCCCGTGTCTTGGTCCATGAGGATCACAGCTAACGCCCAGAACTGCAGCGTCCCTGTCACTTGCAAAGGTGCAACCTCTCTGAAGCCAGCCCGGAGCGTCCACTTCCCCAACGACATTGTTTTCCAAGACTACGTCCGACACGGGGAACTGGAAAGAATTGGACGTTTCATTCGAGCCAGAAGAGTCAAACTAGACACAATTTACCTCTCTG GCATGGCAGCCATCCATGAAGCTGTGCTGTCTGGGAACCTGGAGTGTGTGAAGCTGCTGGTCCACTACGGAGCAGATATCCACCAGAGAGACGAGGAGGGGTGGACCCCGCTGCACATGGCCTGCAGTGACGGATTTCCACACATCGCACG CTACCTCCTGTCACTGGGCGCCGACCCAGAACTGGAGAACAACTGCGGGGAGAAGCCAGCTGATCTCATCGACGCGGACAACAAGGAGCTGCTGGAGCTCTTTGGGCTGACGGccaatgactga
- the LOC129152270 gene encoding uncharacterized protein: MSSAVRRRVEKQQRPLPDERRAFVVALVDQMMQHDQNPSRAMCYNVVRNIVRRHPKSFADIGKYGDTTGDGCYSLLQQVKTRVEYHNRTKTLLRHRRKRFTGIAGEIRQERGPVDQYGCVRWGPVDFPEGETEASLMKMKRDLLNIYSEEGMKGAERAEPMMEKTYVILRQYLNKMPAAAMSDIKEEWPFLFSQKSLFSHFALLTDINVLQKLQAAISQRGQTILDYCSTLDHPNINEVIVNYAQDSDKAASILLVLMLYFKEPKECLVLEVDPCATAVDISSAELPTSPCLIIQGDMMKPSGWLISIEGQVMMGPHPFFLHGVAALLSCYYVFNIEYPATGSLTLEFIQRCFLGINPERGSKTKKRTAINPRVSTFFRKLIDFEWTS, translated from the exons ATGTCATCAGCTGTTCGACGTAGAGTGGAAAAACAACAAAGACCATTACCAGACGAAAGAAGGGCCTTCGTGGTTGCGCTTGTGGACCAAATGATGCAGCACGACCAAAACCCATCCAGAGCCATGTGCTACAACGTTGTGAGAAACATTGTCAG gagacatccaAAGTCATTTGCTGACATTGGAAAGTATGGTGATACTACAGGAGATGGCTGCTATTCTCTACTACAGCAAGTGAAAACAAGAGTGGAGTACCACAACAGAACCAAAACTCTTCTTCGACACCGCAGAAAACGCTTCACAGGAATCGCAGGAGAGATCAGACAAGAGAGAGGTCCTGTTGACCAGTACGG GTGTGTCAGGTGGGGCCCAGTGGATTTCCCAGAGGGGGAGACCGAGGCATCGTtgatgaagatgaagagggaTCTACTGAACATCTACTCAG AGGAAGGAATGAAAGGGGCGGAGAGAGCAGAACCAATGATGGAAAAGACATATGTCATCCTCCGGCAATACCTTAACAAAATGCCTGCTGCAGCAATGTCTGACATCAAAGAGGAGTGGCCCTTTCTCTTCTCTCAGAAAAGCCTATTCTCACATTTTGCTCTTTTGACGGACATCAACGTCCTTCAGAAACTACAGGCGGCAATAAGTCAACGAGGACAGACCATCCTGGATTACTGTTCAACACTGGACCATCCCAACATCAATGAAGTTATTGTCAACTACGCTCAAGACTCTGATAAGGCTGCCTCCATCCTGCTGGTCCTAATGTTGTACTTCAAAGAGCCAAAAGAATGTTTGGTGCTTGAAGTTGAT CCATGTGCCACTGCCGTGGACATAAGTTCTGCAGAACTTCCCACCAGCCCCTGCTTGATCATTCAAG GTGACATGATGAAGCCCTCTGGATGGCTGATATCCATCGAGGGACAGGTCATGATGGGCCCACACCCGTTCTTTTTACATGGTGTAGCTGCATTGTTGAGCTGCTATTACGTCTTCAACATCGAGTATCCTGCCACTGGATCGTTAACACTGGAGTTCATTCAAAG GTGCTTCCTGGGAATCAACCCTGAGAGAGGGTCAAAGACCAAGAAGCGAACAGCAATCAACCCTCGTGTGAGCACTTTTTTTAGGAAGCTCATTGATTTTGAGTGGACATCATAG